One Thermicanus aegyptius DSM 12793 DNA segment encodes these proteins:
- a CDS encoding methyl-accepting chemotaxis protein: MKNVKKIWKRKTKRKEEDRGEREIPFRHSLAFQLTASYLAAILLFAVLMGGIVTPILTNQLTKSLSAQAEENAANVLSNVKSFNDSMLDGVKAIAMTLSRFSNSNDISALLYNINSNTDRFKELLYIDMEGNVVAKTGFMRDGTFSADGKQSFKDHPFLTETIKKGSYISPILPHSTLSNAFEIDYAASVINPLGQKIGVVVAKANTMSFWNAMRGEKRDASSHTFLLNKEGLLVAADDKELLKQQFTDEKGNAIAKENLKGDWLLKDGAVKQLMDTKGKAQETFTSSGRYAGIDGAETIAAFAYDPKTGLSAFVETPVSIAFAPVRMVQAILMAVILVTSLLVLLGGFYFSRRITRPIRHIVKVTEKVAKGDLTLRTSLDRKDELGLLSRSFDAMIQELAGIVMDVEQSAKRTQDTAEKLVMSSKEVVTGAEQVASTTEHIASGAERQAQLAASTDEGVQAMRRMVGQVEERMEEVLSHAQGTRHYIETGRQALERLLAGMERLTLNSSNSAQAVKELAEKTEEIGKIVETSDEIAKRTNLLAINAAIEAARAGEQGKGFAVVASEVRKLAEQSSSSSKQIAEIILTVKEAVHSVVDRIESSIELAVAENKGVEHSKEAFSSISRSMEQVETSVRMIREIVADQRSQVEAIADQARSSAALAQETSAGAEEVAASSEETSTIMEEMHRSIEVLEETARGLRDMVARFQVGTITMPSEKG; the protein is encoded by the coding sequence GTGAAGAATGTGAAAAAGATTTGGAAGAGAAAAACGAAACGAAAGGAGGAAGATCGAGGGGAAAGAGAGATTCCCTTTCGGCATTCTCTGGCTTTCCAGCTTACGGCGAGCTATCTGGCGGCCATTCTCCTCTTTGCCGTCCTCATGGGGGGAATCGTTACGCCCATCCTTACCAACCAACTTACGAAATCTCTCTCGGCTCAGGCGGAGGAAAACGCAGCCAATGTGTTAAGCAACGTAAAATCTTTTAACGACTCGATGTTGGATGGGGTAAAGGCGATCGCCATGACACTTTCCCGCTTCTCCAATTCGAATGACATAAGTGCCCTTTTATATAACATTAATTCCAACACGGATCGGTTTAAAGAACTTCTTTACATAGACATGGAGGGGAATGTGGTCGCCAAAACGGGCTTTATGAGGGATGGAACCTTTTCCGCCGATGGGAAGCAATCGTTTAAAGACCATCCTTTTCTGACGGAGACGATCAAAAAAGGGAGCTATATCAGCCCCATCCTTCCCCACTCCACATTAAGCAACGCCTTTGAGATCGATTATGCGGCTTCGGTCATTAACCCGTTGGGGCAAAAGATCGGAGTGGTCGTTGCCAAGGCGAACACGATGTCCTTTTGGAATGCGATGCGGGGAGAAAAGAGAGACGCAAGCAGCCATACCTTTCTTCTGAATAAAGAGGGGTTGTTGGTAGCCGCCGATGATAAAGAACTGCTCAAACAACAATTTACGGATGAAAAGGGGAATGCGATTGCCAAAGAAAACTTGAAAGGGGACTGGCTTCTTAAGGATGGTGCCGTGAAGCAACTGATGGATACAAAGGGAAAGGCACAAGAGACGTTTACTTCTTCAGGGAGGTATGCGGGAATCGACGGGGCAGAAACGATTGCCGCCTTCGCCTATGATCCGAAAACGGGACTCAGTGCCTTTGTAGAAACACCTGTCTCGATTGCCTTTGCACCGGTACGGATGGTGCAGGCCATTCTCATGGCGGTCATCCTGGTTACCTCCCTCCTCGTTCTCCTGGGTGGATTCTATTTCTCCCGGAGAATTACACGCCCCATTCGTCATATTGTAAAGGTAACGGAAAAAGTAGCCAAAGGGGATCTTACCCTCCGTACTTCATTGGATAGGAAAGATGAATTAGGACTTCTCTCCCGCTCTTTTGATGCGATGATCCAGGAATTGGCCGGCATCGTGATGGATGTGGAACAATCTGCAAAGAGAACTCAGGATACGGCGGAGAAACTGGTGATGAGTTCTAAAGAGGTGGTGACCGGCGCCGAACAAGTGGCGTCCACCACGGAACACATCGCCTCCGGTGCAGAACGGCAGGCGCAGCTGGCCGCATCGACCGACGAAGGAGTTCAGGCGATGCGGAGGATGGTGGGACAGGTGGAAGAGCGGATGGAAGAGGTGTTGAGCCATGCCCAGGGAACCCGCCATTACATTGAAACAGGGCGGCAAGCATTGGAGAGACTTTTGGCAGGGATGGAGAGACTTACCCTCAATTCGAGCAATAGCGCTCAGGCCGTAAAGGAATTAGCGGAGAAAACGGAAGAAATCGGAAAAATCGTCGAAACTTCCGATGAGATTGCAAAGAGAACCAATCTCCTCGCGATCAATGCGGCGATCGAAGCGGCCCGGGCCGGGGAGCAGGGAAAGGGATTCGCCGTCGTTGCCTCGGAGGTACGGAAACTGGCGGAGCAGAGTTCATCCTCTTCCAAACAGATTGCAGAGATCATCTTAACGGTAAAAGAGGCCGTCCATTCTGTCGTCGACCGGATTGAGTCCAGCATCGAGCTGGCCGTTGCCGAAAACAAAGGGGTAGAACATTCAAAAGAGGCCTTTTCCTCTATTTCCCGTTCCATGGAACAGGTTGAAACATCGGTACGAATGATCCGGGAGATCGTGGCGGATCAGAGAAGCCAAGTGGAAGCCATTGCGGATCAGGCAAGATCCTCAGCGGCGCTGGCCCAGGAAACCTCTGCCGGAGCAGAAGAAGTAGCCGCCTCCTCCGAAGAGACTTCTACGATTATGGAGGAGATGCATCGCAGCATTGAAGTATTGGAGGAGACCGCACGGGGTCTTCGGGATATGGTAGCCCGCTTTCAGGTAGGCACCATCACCATGCCTTCCGAAAAAGGGTGA
- a CDS encoding SprT family protein: MEGWRGDDFLQHWVEEISLQDFQKPFLHKVRYNPRLRTTGGRYLLKDHSIEINPKQYEVNGRDEVLRIIRHELCHYHLHLEGKGFRHRDRDFKELLAKVGGTRFCQRIDKRKSPWPIRYLFRCLGCGMEYPRKRRMNPAFYRCGKCGGGLTLIPLSFKKEYNGMRGRKGM, translated from the coding sequence TTGGAAGGATGGCGAGGGGATGATTTTCTCCAACATTGGGTGGAGGAAATCTCCCTTCAGGATTTTCAAAAGCCCTTTCTCCACAAGGTGCGGTATAATCCGCGCCTTCGTACCACCGGGGGACGGTATCTTCTAAAGGACCATTCCATAGAAATTAACCCAAAACAATATGAAGTGAACGGGCGCGATGAGGTTCTTCGCATCATCCGCCATGAGTTATGCCATTACCACCTCCATCTGGAGGGGAAGGGGTTTCGTCACCGGGATCGGGATTTTAAAGAACTTCTGGCCAAAGTGGGAGGAACCCGTTTTTGTCAACGGATAGACAAAAGGAAATCTCCCTGGCCCATCCGTTACCTGTTCCGCTGTTTGGGGTGCGGGATGGAATATCCCCGAAAGAGGAGGATGAATCCTGCCTTCTATCGATGCGGCAAATGCGGAGGGGGGCTAACGTTGATTCCGCTTTCTTTTAAGAAAGAGTATAATGGGATGAGAGGGAGAAAGGGAATGTAA
- the tsaE gene encoding tRNA (adenosine(37)-N6)-threonylcarbamoyltransferase complex ATPase subunit type 1 TsaE, producing MVSEMISHSPEETRAIAQALASFLQPGDVLSLVGDLGAGKTTFTQGLALGLGISGRVNSPTFTLVKEYEGRLPLYHMDLYRLTGYEELGFDEYFYGSGVTVIEWPEVLGEELPQERLEIAFTSDGEVRRLRFIPYGKQYEERIKEFMHDYIRHRYQ from the coding sequence ATGGTAAGCGAAATGATATCTCATTCGCCGGAAGAGACAAGGGCGATTGCCCAAGCCTTAGCTTCCTTTCTTCAACCGGGAGATGTTCTTTCCCTTGTTGGAGACTTAGGAGCAGGGAAGACCACTTTTACCCAAGGTCTTGCTTTAGGGTTAGGGATATCAGGCAGAGTAAATAGCCCTACCTTTACCCTGGTTAAAGAATATGAAGGGCGGCTCCCCCTTTATCATATGGATCTTTACCGTTTAACCGGTTATGAGGAATTGGGCTTTGATGAATACTTCTATGGTTCTGGAGTAACGGTGATCGAATGGCCGGAGGTTTTGGGGGAGGAGCTTCCTCAGGAGAGGTTGGAGATTGCCTTCACCTCAGATGGGGAGGTGCGGCGTCTCCGTTTCATTCCCTATGGAAAGCAGTATGAAGAACGGATAAAGGAGTTTATGCATGATTACATTAGGCATCGATACCAGTAA
- the tsaB gene encoding tRNA (adenosine(37)-N6)-threonylcarbamoyltransferase complex dimerization subunit type 1 TsaB, whose product MITLGIDTSNLPLGIALLSEGKVLAEWTSNGEKNHSIRLMPAIAQVFKETGVPPEKTDLVAVAQGPGSYTGVRIGVATAKALAWAWEKPLVGISSLKALAHQVPFFPGLIVPFFDAKRGRLYTAAYRWSQGALEEVIPENIFHIEELVERLKEDEEAVLFLSEDAEKVRDFLEKALKAKAFFLPGEYSLPRASHIARLGEIRYLDGEKEDLLFTPNYLQRTEAEVRLQEKMGE is encoded by the coding sequence ATGATTACATTAGGCATCGATACCAGTAACCTCCCTTTGGGAATCGCTTTGCTTTCCGAAGGAAAGGTGCTGGCAGAGTGGACCTCCAATGGAGAGAAAAATCATTCGATCCGTCTCATGCCTGCCATCGCACAAGTTTTTAAGGAGACGGGAGTTCCCCCGGAAAAAACCGATTTGGTGGCCGTGGCGCAGGGTCCGGGGTCTTATACCGGAGTCCGTATTGGCGTCGCTACGGCGAAAGCCTTGGCTTGGGCTTGGGAGAAACCTTTAGTGGGCATCTCCAGCTTAAAAGCCCTTGCCCATCAGGTGCCCTTTTTTCCTGGGCTCATTGTCCCCTTTTTTGACGCCAAGAGGGGGCGCCTTTACACGGCCGCGTATCGATGGTCCCAAGGAGCATTGGAAGAGGTGATTCCTGAGAACATTTTTCACATCGAGGAACTTGTAGAGAGACTGAAGGAAGATGAGGAAGCGGTTCTATTCCTGAGCGAGGATGCGGAAAAGGTAAGGGATTTTCTCGAGAAGGCCTTAAAGGCAAAGGCTTTCTTTCTCCCTGGGGAGTATTCCCTCCCCAGGGCTTCTCATATTGCCCGCCTGGGTGAAATTCGCTACCTGGATGGAGAAAAGGAGGATCTCCTCTTTACACCGAACTATTTGCAAAGGACGGAAGCGGAGGTGCGTCTTCAAGAGAAGATGGGAGAGTGA
- the rimI gene encoding ribosomal protein S18-alanine N-acetyltransferase translates to MGGFWFRNMSLADVKAVAELERICFTLPWSEQAFTNELTRNLFARYYVLEGKEGIVGYGGMWVVMDEAHVTNVAVHPNQRGKKLGEKMMRKLMEEARKLGATQMTLEVRVTNYVAQNLYRKLGFKEAGVRPRYYYDNYEDALIMWADLRNEGE, encoded by the coding sequence ATGGGGGGTTTTTGGTTTCGGAATATGAGCCTAGCCGACGTGAAGGCAGTGGCGGAATTGGAGAGAATTTGCTTTACTCTGCCATGGAGTGAGCAGGCTTTTACGAACGAGTTAACCCGTAACCTCTTTGCCCGCTATTATGTGCTGGAAGGAAAAGAAGGAATCGTGGGCTACGGGGGAATGTGGGTGGTGATGGATGAAGCTCATGTGACCAATGTGGCGGTCCATCCGAACCAACGGGGTAAGAAACTGGGAGAAAAGATGATGCGTAAACTGATGGAAGAGGCACGGAAGTTAGGGGCGACACAGATGACCTTAGAAGTGCGGGTGACGAACTACGTCGCCCAAAACCTGTATCGCAAATTGGGGTTTAAAGAGGCAGGGGTTCGCCCGCGCTACTATTATGATAATTATGAGGATGCCCTCATCATGTGGGCCGATTTAAGAAATGAAGGCGAATGA